One genomic region from Prionailurus bengalensis isolate Pbe53 chromosome C1, Fcat_Pben_1.1_paternal_pri, whole genome shotgun sequence encodes:
- the UBXN10 gene encoding UBX domain-containing protein 10, with protein MATEAPVNITPPERNAVGRTAADSFIWQQDSINMHLTRPKSAKGRTRPSRHKPQDAALCSHRAPASLPPAIRCESPSSQKPGACAHKSPNPGAPDEIPELLQQVSLGAFSSLNKYPVLPSIHRKTLEEGAMETVARKASSLQLSNTQALYQEEEAGTVKTSEEGPRAPSCSPERKAIGRARRQASSGAGDLKEPSEGEPRLLLAVRSPSGRRFVRYFRPTDDLSSVVAVAEHEDQAAYHHCSIETMEVPRRRFSDLTKSLQECRIPHKSVLGISQEEGEEWP; from the coding sequence ATGGCCACGGAAGCCCCGGTGAACATAACTCCCCCTGAACGCAACGCTGTTGGCCGCACAGCAGCTGACAGCTTCATCTGGCAGCAAGACTCCATAAACATGCACCTCACCAGGCCCAAATCCGCCAAGGGACGGACGCGGCCGAGTCGGCACAAACCGCAGGACGCGGCGCTGTGCTCTCACCGCGCGCCGGCTTCTCTGCCTCCAGCCATTCGCTGTGAGTCGCCAAGCAGCCAGAAGCCAGGAGCCTGTGCACACAAATCTCCAAACCCGGGAGCTCCCGATGAGATCCCTGAGCTGCTGCAACAGGTGTCCCTGGGGGCTTTCTCTTCCCTCAATAAATACCCagtccttccttccatccacagGAAGACGCTGGAGGAGGGGGCCATGGAGACTGTCGCTCGAAAGGCCAGCTCCCTGCAGCTGAGCAACACCCAGGCTCTGTACCAAGAGGAGGAGGCCGGCACTGTGAAGACAAGTGAAGAAGGTCCCAGAGCTCCATCTTGCTCCCCAGAGAGGAAAGCCATTGGCCGAGCCAGGAGACAGGCCTCCTCCGGGGCTGGAGACCTGAAGGAGCCATCAGAAGGGGAGCCACGGCTGCTGCTTGCGGTCAGGTCGCCGTCGGGCCGAAGGTTCGTTCGCTATTTCCGGCCAACTGATGACTTATCCAGCGTTGTGGCCGTGGCTGAACACGAGGACCAGGCTGCCTACCACCACTGCAGCATTGAAACGATGGAGGTGCCCCGGAGACGTTTCTCTGACCTCACCAAGTCTCTGCAGGAGTGCAGGATCCCCCACAAGTCGGTGCTGGGCATCTcacaggaagaaggggaggagtgGCCCTGA